A window of the Sphaerobacter thermophilus DSM 20745 genome harbors these coding sequences:
- a CDS encoding amidase, with protein sequence MTSGDLCLSDLTASELAHAVRAGRVTPAAVVEHFLQRIEVIDPRLGAFEVVRRERALAEAKALSARDDLDRLPLAGIPVAIKDNTDVAGEPSRWGTPLIPAEPRPADDEVVRRLRAAGAIVLGKTRVPELSAWGTADGPFGACRNPWDLSRTAGGSSGGSAAAVAAGMAPLALGSDGLGSIRIPAAACGVVGVKPGTGVVPAGIGVSSWLGMAEHGPIATTVEDAALMLSVLADRPDLATVAPPDRRLRVAVSTRAPMAGVWVDREFAAATEEVGQILARAGHDVVPADPPYTLGVALDVVAFWCAAVSEEAERVDASRLSARTRRHASAGRLLRRLGRVRQEARDRWRARLAPFFNAFDLLLTPGLARLPIAADGWGERSWLANVYSNASYAPFPAAWNFAGYPAATIPAGLHSRALPLSVQLVAPPGGEALILSAARLIEEARPWPRHAPIAMAQQKMLATQPR encoded by the coding sequence ATGACGAGCGGCGATCTGTGCCTGTCCGATCTCACCGCCTCCGAACTGGCGCACGCGGTGCGCGCCGGCCGGGTGACCCCGGCTGCCGTGGTCGAGCACTTTCTGCAGCGCATCGAGGTCATTGACCCTCGCCTCGGGGCATTCGAGGTCGTCCGGCGCGAGCGGGCACTCGCCGAGGCGAAAGCGCTCAGCGCCAGGGACGACCTGGATCGCCTCCCGCTGGCGGGTATACCGGTCGCGATCAAGGACAACACGGACGTCGCGGGTGAGCCGAGCCGCTGGGGGACACCACTGATCCCGGCCGAGCCGCGACCCGCCGACGACGAAGTGGTCCGCCGCCTGCGCGCGGCCGGCGCCATCGTGCTTGGGAAGACACGCGTACCGGAGTTGAGCGCCTGGGGCACGGCCGACGGCCCGTTCGGCGCCTGCCGCAACCCATGGGATCTGTCGCGGACCGCCGGCGGGTCATCGGGCGGGAGTGCCGCCGCCGTCGCCGCCGGGATGGCGCCGCTCGCGCTCGGGAGCGACGGGCTCGGATCGATCCGCATCCCAGCCGCCGCCTGCGGCGTGGTCGGCGTCAAACCCGGTACCGGCGTCGTGCCGGCCGGCATCGGGGTGAGCAGTTGGCTCGGCATGGCGGAGCACGGGCCGATCGCAACGACCGTCGAGGACGCGGCGCTGATGCTATCCGTCCTCGCCGACCGCCCGGACCTGGCCACCGTCGCGCCGCCGGACCGGCGGCTGCGGGTCGCCGTCTCGACCCGCGCGCCGATGGCGGGCGTGTGGGTCGATCGAGAGTTCGCCGCCGCGACGGAGGAGGTGGGGCAGATCCTGGCGCGCGCCGGGCACGATGTCGTCCCTGCCGACCCGCCCTACACCCTCGGGGTCGCGCTCGATGTCGTCGCGTTCTGGTGCGCTGCCGTATCGGAGGAGGCCGAGCGGGTCGATGCCAGCCGGCTCTCGGCCCGCACGCGCCGCCACGCGAGTGCCGGCCGACTCCTGCGCCGCCTCGGCCGGGTACGCCAGGAGGCACGCGACCGGTGGCGGGCGCGGCTCGCCCCATTCTTCAACGCGTTCGACCTGCTCCTCACGCCGGGCCTGGCGCGCCTGCCGATCGCAGCCGATGGCTGGGGAGAGCGCTCGTGGCTCGCCAACGTGTACAGCAACGCCAGCTACGCCCCGTTCCCCGCCGCATGGAACTTCGCAGGCTACCCGGCCGCGACCATCCCGGCGGGGCTCCATTCCCGCGCCCTGCCGCTAAGTGTGCAGCTCGTCGCCCCACCCGGCGGCGAGGCGCTCATCCTCTCGGCCGCCCGCCTCATCGAGGAGGCCCGCCCCTGGCCGCGCCACGCACCGATCGCCATGGCACAGCAGAAGATGCTGGCAACCCAGCCACGCTAG
- a CDS encoding sulfite exporter TauE/SafE family protein produces the protein MLMAGFLSGATGFGFSLVSTPLLLAGGFSLPFVVAMNLSLGLLTRISVAVHLRAHLTPRRVWLLTLGSLPGLVLGTVALTRLDPAFIRRAAGLVVILAAIGLARGGAPIPSRTGAPLLAGVAAGFLGATTSLNGVPPALLMTRERAAPMSFLADLAFFFILSNGMTLVLLHNRGAVELASLFPTGALWLPTALLGNFLGVRLARRLPERIFRAVALSVIAVSGFIALIGA, from the coding sequence ATGCTGATGGCAGGGTTCCTGTCGGGTGCCACCGGGTTCGGGTTTTCCCTGGTGAGCACCCCGTTGCTGCTGGCCGGCGGTTTCTCCCTGCCCTTCGTCGTGGCGATGAACCTCTCCCTGGGCCTGCTGACCCGCATCTCTGTCGCGGTGCACCTGCGTGCCCACCTGACCCCGCGCCGTGTCTGGCTGCTCACCCTGGGTAGCCTGCCTGGACTGGTGCTCGGAACGGTCGCCCTGACCCGTCTCGACCCCGCCTTCATCCGACGAGCGGCCGGGCTCGTCGTTATCCTGGCGGCGATCGGGCTGGCACGGGGTGGAGCGCCGATCCCCTCACGGACAGGCGCGCCGCTGCTGGCAGGGGTGGCGGCAGGCTTCCTCGGGGCCACGACCTCGCTCAACGGCGTCCCACCGGCGCTGCTGATGACGCGCGAGCGGGCTGCTCCCATGAGCTTCCTGGCCGACCTCGCGTTCTTCTTCATCCTGTCGAATGGGATGACGCTCGTGCTGCTGCACAACCGGGGTGCGGTGGAGCTGGCGTCACTCTTCCCCACGGGCGCCCTCTGGCTGCCGACCGCGCTGCTCGGCAACTTCCTCGGTGTGCGGCTGGCGCGTCGCCTGCCGGAGCGGATCTTCCGCGCCGTCGCGCTCAGCGTCATCGCCGTCTCCGGGTTCATCGCACTGATCGGAGCGTGA